The Candidatus Tisiphia endosymbiont of Dascillus cervinus genome contains the following window.
GTTGATTCCTTGGGTAAATATTATTATGCTCCTATTAAAGCAAATAGAAACGTTACTAAAACTTCCTCTTCTAAGCCTTATAAAGCTGTTAGCAAGTTAACGTTTTCAGATGAGGAAATTAAGAGCGGAGTGGAGATTCATATAAAGGGCTTTGCAAAAGATAAGCATGTTAATTTGTTTAAACTTACTGTTTCTACCAACAGAGTTGATTATATTGTTACCAATAACAAAACTCAAAAATCTTCTAAAGCCGTACAAGATGAGTGTGGCTTTCGTTGGGTAATTGAGAGCATGCATAGAGAAATCAAGCAACTTACCGGTATAGAACGATGCCAATGCAGAAAACAACGCATCCAGCGTAATCACATTAGTTGTGCATTTTTAGTGTGGGCTTTTCTAAAAAGAACTGCACACAAAATAGGTAAGACGGTTTATCAAATAAAGTTAGGGCTTTTAGATCATTATATGCAACAGCAGTTACGTTCACCCTCTTTACGCTATTTAGAACCTTACATAGCGTAAGTTTTGTTTATTAATACTAATGGATATTGATGATTTGGTTGAACGATAGCAAGAAAAAATAATATAGAAAATTGAAATAATAAATCTTGGTTGTAACAATATCACAATT
Protein-coding sequences here:
- a CDS encoding transposase, whose protein sequence is MSQKNYSLTYYAEHAKKCSHDVINRFLKNEKYTPSLLWEHIKDDVILSPNGYTIFDDTVLNKRNTKKIEIARSQYSGATGGITTGIGVVSLVYYNPDINKFWVIDYRIFSPEHDGATKVEHLLNMLNNAVYSKKIPFQTVLFDTWYATHKIMQHVDSLGKYYYAPIKANRNVTKTSSSKPYKAVSKLTFSDEEIKSGVEIHIKGFAKDKHVNLFKLTVSTNRVDYIVTNNKTQKSSKAVQDECGFRWVIESMHREIKQLTGIERCQCRKQRIQRNHISCAFLVWAFLKRTAHKIGKTVYQIKLGLLDHYMQQQLRSPSLRYLEPYIA